TACTAAATTCCGGATTAGACTTGCCTCTGTCCAACATCCCAACTTCTAAAAGGCAAATATCCCACATACGACATCGAAAGTGATCAAACTCAGCGCCGTTGAAAAGATCTTCCCAGGGGATTTACatgcatataaaaaaaactGCCCCTAAATCCTCATGAGTTAGAAGTTATGGCTGTTTTAAAATGACCATAACTCACTTTTTTGAAATTAGgttattttcaagatttttccctttatttccaaaagttattatttttggtttctTTGCTTATTCCCAGCTATTTTGaattacgagatgttacaatatatccACCATGGTAATATATTCGTCCTCAAAATAGAACTCTTTCACTAAGTTAAGGATAGTAAAATCATTTCAGAACTCAACAACTAAAGCAAGTGATAACATGCTTACACATAGTCTTATAAAGTtctaagaagagaatttagtTTCTTGATTTGCATTCTCTCCGGATTCAAAGAGATATGGTtatttcttcttcatatcctcctcagTTTCCCAAGtcacttcttcaacaaattggttcctccaaaggaccttgactgatGTCACTTCCTTTGTTCTGAACTTGggatattgatgatataaaatCTTGACGGAGATCTCTTCAGAGGATAAGATATCTTAAATCCCAACATCATTAGTTGGTATAATCAATGAAGGATAACCGAaccacttcttcaacatagaaatatggaataGCGGATTAATCGCTGCTAACTCTTGGGGTAGCTCTAACTTATAACCTACATTGTCCACACTCTTGGAGATTTtataaggaccaatatactggggactaagtttccccttcttaccaaacctcataacacccttcatgggtaaAACCTTCAAATACACACAATCATCAACCTCAAACTCTAACAGCCTTCACCAAACATCATTGTAGGACTTTTGGCGACTCTATGTCGTTTTCAATCTCTATTGAATCAGTCTCACCTTCTCCATGGCTTACTGAAGTAGATCTGGTAACCCTGCTTtaccaacctcgaaccacccaataggagatctgcatcttctcccataaagagcatcatatggagccatttggatgcttgAATGGTAATTGttattgtaagaaaactcaatgagaggtatgtTATCATCCCAATTTTCTTTGAATTCAATCACACAATCTAtaaacatatcttctaaggtatGGATAGTACACTCTACTTGTCCATCTGTTTGAGGGTGAAAAACACTGTTTatgttcacctttgaacccaaacctttctggAAAGATTTCCACAACAATGTaataaattgtgcacctctatatgaaataatggagacctaaactccatgaagtctcaccAACTCTTGAAGGTATAACTAGCACCATCCTCGTCCGAATAGGTAATCTTTACCAGCAAGAAATGTTCTAACtttgtcattctatcgacaatcacccaaatagaattatGTTGTCTACGAGATCCGAGAAAGCATGTTATAAAGTCCACATTAATCATTTCTCACTTCCACTTCGGACGTTATATTCTCTGAGTCAAACCTTTATGCCTTTATTGTTTTACTTTCACTTGCTAGAAATTCGGGCACTTGGCAACAAATTCAGCAATGCCCTTTTTTATACCTTACCACCAATAAACCTCCCTCAACTTGCGGTACATCTTTTTGGAACCCGAATGAATGGAATAAATGGATCTATGAGCTTCCTCCAAGATCCTTTCTTGGAGTACATCCAATCTAGGCACAAACAACCTACCTTGATACTTTAGCACACCATCTCCCGTTGTTCAAAATCTAATACTcattgcttatgaacatttgactttaattcaagaaaaatgggATTTTGGTCTTGTTTCTCTCTCACCACTAACACTTATGATAATTCAGCCCAATGTTTACCACTATTCCTCTTCCTATGGAATCCATAAGTAtgactcccaagcgagcaagtcTGTGCATGTCTTTAGctaactcattattttcatcttcaacaTTGGTAGTACTCCCCATGGATAATCTGCTTAAGGTATCAACAACCACACGCGTTAGCTGGGTGGTAAAGGATACTAATGTCATAATCCTTTAATAACTCCCATCGCTTCTCTGTCTGACATTTAGatccttttgagtgaacacatattggaggctcttgtgatcagtgaatatgtcaacatgaacaccatacaagtactAACACTATATCTTCAAAGAAAAAACTACTAAATCcaattctaagtcatgagttGCATTATTCTTCTCATAAACCTTCAACTGTCTTGAGGCATAAGTTATAACCGTTCCTTTctgcattaacacacaacccaaactaactcttgatgcatcacagtacaccataaaaccttgagtaccctctggtaaggtaAAAATTGAAGTAGTAGTCGATCTATTTTTAACActgcaggtgccattctatatggtGGAATAGATATAGGACGAGTATGTGGAATGATATTTATGCCGAAGTCTATCTCTCTTTTAGGAGAGACTAAGGGTAGATCATCAGGAAAGACTTATGGAAACTCTTTAACTATAGAACCTAACTGAAGGGAAAGTAACTCATCACTTGAGTTATTAACTCGAACTAAGTGATACAAACATGAAACTAACTTTTTTCTGTAAGGTACAAAATGAAACGAACCTTACGCACTGCTAAACTACTACTTCACTCTATAACTGGCTCATTAGAAATCTAGAACATGACAACTCGAGTTTTACATTCTATTGACGCGTAAAGGCATGAAGCTAGTGCAAACCTAGAATCACATCAACATCTACCATAACTAACTCTATTGGATCATCCATGGTGCTCTTGTGATTGATTGAAACAGGACAATCACGATAGAATGTTTCTGCTAGAACGGATTCACCAACAGGTGTGGGAAAAGTAAATGGTTTGCTTAGTTTCTCAAGGATTATTTCAAAGTTCATAGCCACATAGGGAAAAGATAAACTCGCTCCTGggtctaacaatgcataaaagtAAATTCAAAGACTCAAATCATACATGTGACAACATCTAACGAATTTTCCTGTTATTGGCAATTATTGAGAGCATACAAGGAGTATCTTCCTCTACCAGCACCAAAAGTAGCTCCCCTAGGTGTATCCCTCTCTGGCAGAGCAGCTTATGAAGACATAGATCTACTGCCCTCATTAACACTGCCTTGTTTGGTCTTTGGACACTCTCTCATGAAATGTCCTGTCTGaccacacttgaaacaacccGCGGAGCCTTCACAACAAATGGCGGAGTGATTTCTACTACACGTGACGCAGGCTGGAGGCTTACTACATCTTTGCGCCACACTATCCTGTGAGTAGCCAGGTTTAACACTTGAATTCTTCCCATAGTTCTCACCCTTGTTCTTAGGTGTAGGTGCACTAGAAGATGATAGAGCAGGACCCTTCTGTTTATGTTGGAAGGATGACCGGTTGGCATCATTTTTCTACTTCCCGGACTCTTCCCTAACTAATAATGATCATTACATCCTCTCTATCCCTAAACTTCTCTTATAGTACCTACTACACATAGACCATTAACCTTGAAATCTCCATGTCCCAAATCAGTATGGCAGCTCTGCCTTCTTTTTGTGATGCTGGAACCAAGCTAGCAACAAACGAGCTCATTCGACTTCTCATATCTTTAACCATCTCGAGAGCATAGCAAGACAGTTGGCTAAACTTTAACCCATAATCATGAACACTCAAGGAGTCCTGTTTCAAAGTAAAGAACTCTCGAATTTTTGCTTCCTTCAGTTCCCGTGGAAAAAAACACCGCAAAATGGCTTCTTCAAGCAAGCCCAACTTGGAAGTGTTGCATCCTCATCTCTGGACTCCTTCCATTGGTCGAACCAAGTCTTAGACACATTCATCAATTACTATGCAGCTAGTTCAACCCTTTCAATACAACATGTTTCACCTCAAACACCTTCTTCAGCTCTTCCACAATGTTTTTCGGATCCTTAGTAGTGCTTGCTCCAGTGAAGCTGGAAGGATTCATTCTCGAGAATTCCCGAATCCTCAAAGTGTCAGCCCGTTCTTTTCAAGATCCTTTGTGCTTCAAGACTTAGTTAGTCACAGCTTGACTCAACATCCGGAAAGTCTCACGGAACTCAGCATTAGTAACCTCCCCTTGAGGTTGCACTTCAAGAGCATTAGGTAACTCATGTTCCAAAGGTTCAACATTCCTCCTAGATGGACGACCTCTTATTTCTCTTCATGGAGGCATATTTATCTAAAACACGCACTAGCATGAATTAGAAAGGGATTTTTTGCGATAAACTGTAATGcacaaaaagaaatattcagaagtgagaaattcctaaatgttgtagcctGTTAATCATAAATGTGGCGCGTTTAACACCATTGACTAAGACTCTACAGGCACGACTTAATAGATTCCTTGGACACTTGCACTCTTTGCTTTGATACCATATTTTTCATGCACCAAGTCTATACCCTAGACGTGGCTAGCACCCAATGACCATTTCTGACCTTGAGTGTACCCTTGACTCGCTTACATAACTCAGCAGAAGACTTAGCAGAAGATAGAATTCCAAGAAATAACTTTAAAGAAAGTAATTAGCAAAAGTGGAAACCCAAGTCCTAGTCAATTAAAACTGCAGAAATAAGACTAAGAAAAACTAATATCATCTTTGTATGAAGCGTCTAATATAAAGATGGATGATGGGACAGGACCTGCAATCATTCTAAATGCTGAATACCAAACAAATAGCTAAAAAGTAAAGATTTCCTCGAGAATGAAGAGAGGCTCACCAATTCACTCTGAGCTACTCACTCGATCAACGGTGCGCCAAATGTTGATCctacatcataaaatgatgtatATCAAGTGAATTGTGACATTGactgtacgagtatgcgagttggaaagCTAAAACAACACATAAGtttgaaaagagtaagaagaaaCACCTACCTTTACTCTATTCAACCCATGATTTACtaactcaatttaataaaatgcagttttaaaagtaaatgcgatataaagaaaagatgactAAAAACATGATGTAAACTCAGAGTATATACAGGGAGAGAATAAATctctgagatgtatgtaaaaatacaaataactagtgtatatgaaaatacaataaattatgTGGGAGCTTCTCTAACCGAAAACCATCTCTTAAGAGATAGTGATGATACAGTGTTGCTTGGCCCATGTTGCCCGCCCATCCTAACCTTGCTAGAGTACACGACCTAACCTCCTTAATGGATCCACAAGTATACTCTGAAAAGGGTTCATCTGAAAAGTACGACCCTcttctacccatgatggctacattatttttatggaggcttgagttaatatgaatttGCACCCCcacattggtgctcaatactactcccaaaaatatacggctcttatgattttaaaacatactgattTTGTGAATTGAGATCTGTGCCCAAAATTGAGCTTTAAAGCTTTTTTCGAAACCATAGCTTCCCCTGCTTGCTTCATTCTAAAAGTTATTTCTTTAGTCTAAAAACTACCCCAAAGGTtctttacttgtttaaatgtaaaaacatttgtAACTATTACGGATTACTTAgtccccttataacttttgagaatgaaCTAGACTCTTTACTCTTGCTTAACTTGTAGCTTGAGTCTTAAAACGAAGAAAAATGTTAGTTAAAGACTCTTGCTACCTATAGGTACTCGCTTTGACTTGTTTCTTAAATGTTAGACTTGAATCTTATCTCCTTTGactttgatcataaattttcttgtattagattcaaggatcatgatctcatgtttctggatgatttcaatatgtatagatgtaccttagagtgctTGAATCAACGAGAAAACATGGGTACATTACATAGGAACTAGTTCAAATAGATAGGGAATGAATGGGGTCTCCAGGTGACCTTAGAGCTTTGAGAGTCATGGAGCGCTAGGGCCTGATGGAAATACCTTGGTCATAGGCTCTCTTGTTGGCGTGGCATGCTAGGGCCTATCAGATAGAGCCTGACCTAAGAACCTCTGGCAGGTGCGGCGCCCCAAGGTCTGTCAGACAGGATTCTCGACTTCACTTCTCtaattttcatctctaaacctcctAAACTTCAATGGATATctccccaaacacttaggatcactaatattctcaatacccaatagattagACTCGTAAAGCAGCCcgaaaaaatgaatcaaaacaaCAAAAGGTATACTCCAATTCAACCAAGAAGAATTCAACattttttcatcaagaacttcaatgttcatcattcaatctactcTTTTTCGCTGAGCTAAACATTTTGTTAGGTGAAATAACTCAACACATAAAAATCTCACATGCCTTAAAGGGATCACCAACGAATAAATCCACTCAATAATCTTGGCGTTCTTGGCGAAATATTGGTCTTCCTCTTCTCTTATCTTTTCTCCAAATCCCTAAGCATATTCAACTTTTATAAAACTGAATTAATGCTTGGTTTTACCcattataaacacataaaacaaattacgaaattgaagggTGAAAAGACTAATTTACCCTTACAAAAATCTACATTGGACTTCACTAAGTCCAACAGCCCAACTTCCGAAAGTCATACTCCCTCATACGACATGAAAATTGAGAAAACTCGGGGCCATTGGAAAGATCTTCCTAAGAATTTTTCATCCATGATAAAGAATGTCGCTAACTCCTCCTGAGTTAGAAGTTATGGCCGtctgaaaatgaccaaaactcactttttttaACATAggaaatttctagattttttcctttatttccaaagattattttttgtttcttggCTTGTTCCCAGCTATTTCAAATTACGAGATGGTACATTCCGGCTCAGACTagtaaaaaaatcacaattagATTGGATtagttaagaaaataaagtacTCCTaggtttattatttttctttttgataacaAGTACTGTACTAGCTatttatataaactttaaatattttcaattattaattactaGGCATTGAACTTGCGAATAATCTTTTACTAATATCCATTCATCAAAAATAATGGGAAAATAGgctcttaaaaaatattagcaatattccaacattaatttgattatttttcattatcataTAACTTAAGGACCTCCAATGAATGAATTTTacaagaaataataattcatttgtTCTTTAAGAAACATTAATACAaggaaattaaagaagaaaataagaatatgtaTACAAAGGCATTTCATATTAAGAAGAAACATTTATGTTGcatagattatacaattgtgatatatgtcttagaagaaaattcaaaattttttaacatattcaaaaaagaaattatgctTGAACATGAAAGAAATTATAACTTTAAACTTacataatgaatttcttcaattcATAGGTTagaaatttcatatctatgtaaaaatagataatatctAAGGTTATAGATAGTActttttagttatatatttaatatagaatatcaaaacatgaattatatgaattgaatacaataattattttatgcaCAATGAATATACGTATTCTAAGTGTATATGTTCAATAGAACTAGAGACGATAACTCTGCACAAACATAAACAACAGAGTTTAAAACATATcccaaaaacaacaattaatatcataaacgTAAATAAATGAGCGTAAAAAAATATACCAACATTTGTAAAAATAGAATCAAATAGAAAGGAATAAATCGATTCTACTAAGTGGAAAATATACCCTTAAGAAAACTATTCCCCTCCAATACCAGAGGTTTAACGAATTACATCCTCTCAGGAAGCAACGATATTATTCACTAATTTACTGAAACAAAAATATTGGTGTCTGTAAGCCACTCAAAATGAGCAAAGTACATGAATAAATAGTTTGCGgaagtaaaagaagaaaatcttaatttttgttgttttaaaatgagagaaaatcgctctatttatagacaacaaagagtagtgtgaacaaatgtttattgtaCCTTTTTagaaaggttacaactatttCAAAAAGTTGCATCCCTTTCGGAAAGtttacaacctttcataaaagtcaactCTGTTcataaagtcgcaactcttcattaaagtggcaacttttcataaatctTAACTGTTTATAAAAGTCgtaactcttcattaaagtaaCAACTTCTGATAAAAGTCTCAACATTACTTTAAACTCgcaacttttaataaaagtcacaTCTTTACATGAAAGAGGagactagttttggaaataaataaatttaaatggaaATTATTGCTTGAGGTGGAGCCACGTAGGCGCACTtaggttctcttttatataaatatatgattttgacttatgatattttttatgtaatttctaaatatgtaattttctttcgattaatttaaagattttatgtttgaattcacacttaaaataaagaagtttgatcaaaattcaaactatatcatttaaattgaaataGCAACTAAAGAACAAGTTATCACCATAAAGTATTAGAAAATTGTCGTGAAAAATTAGATTGCACACGTTGACTTAGAGACCTAGGTATTTTTTATTATCGTGTAATTTTGTTGAAATAGTGTTGGTAATATAGATGATAGTGTCTCTactatattgttattgttgacTTCTCGCAAATTGAATAGATAGATCCTCCCCacgattaattttttttgttgttttctttttttcgaTAATTTTTAAGGCAGTgcaatatattaagaaaaatatgtatgaatataatttcaattaaatttttcacACTTCTCTTTaatgaaatcataaatataaattttcaagTAGATTATAAAACTTCattaaagaaaagggaaaatatgGGTGGAAATCAAATACCCACCTTGACCAtcgaaaaaatttattattttcaacaaTGAAAAAGACTCAAAATTTCACTTAGGGTCTATTTGAAGtaaacaaattatatttaattttttgcatgtcttttaagaaaaaacatttataagaggaaaatttgactaaattataTATCATCTATTTTAAGCTAGGAATACAAGTAAACTTGATTGGAGGGAGTAGatgtattaatttaaattttgagattatttgactaaattttctAATTATAATCCAGATATTCTTAGATATCTCACTGAAACGTAAGAAGTCTTTCttccaaaatattattttgggaCCTGCTATCCTTActatattctttttgaaaaattcaactCCCCACTTTGCACCTTCATAAAAGCCAAATTAATTAGAGGAAATTATactaaattatgaattatctattTTATGCAAGGAATAGAAGTAAAATGGATTGGAGGGAGTAGATgtattaattgaaattttaaaattatttcacttaatatttttcttaaaatcaagGTATTCTTAGGTATCTCATTGAGACATAAGCAATCGTCCTTCCAAAATGTGGTTTAGGGGCCTACAATCTGTAccaaattctttttgaaaaaattaaactcCCCCCATCTTGCACCCTCATAAAAGCCAAATCCGCCCACCCCAATGCCATCATTGTCATCCCAAgtctttttatcatttaaatctAAGTTAATTGAAAGGGGTCacaaacttctttttctttcttttcacttAATTATCTTGACTAAAACATCattaaaaatctaatttcaattatattaaaTGTAAGTTATCACGCTTCTATGTAAAAAATAGATCAGATCGGAAGTTcatagttttgaaaatttttgtgtaTTGAATATAGGATGATTATTGGTTATATTTGTACTGCTTACTCAATACATatgtgttatttgtagttttgatgatttgacaaacttgggTACCTTGTAAGGTACCAGTTTCTTAATTGAGTATTGCAGGTTTCTTGCTTGAGTAAGgcagatgaaacaaacccagggacctaGTAGATGTACCAGGCTCTGATGATGAGGAGCCAATTAATTGCCAGCTGcagacggtacagaaagtaggtgcacacttcccgatggcgtcagaaagtgtgacttTTCCTGCCAATGGAAAAGAGGTTTAGGAAATTGACTTGCCCCATATGAAAgacactttcctaaacattttgttcagtttttgcaacttgataaaagcTTTTCA
This DNA window, taken from Solanum lycopersicum chromosome 5, SLM_r2.1, encodes the following:
- the LOC138348793 gene encoding uncharacterized protein, with product MNPSSFTGASTTKDPKNIVEELKKVFEDSLSVHDYGLKFSQLSCYALEMVKDMRSRMSSFVASLVPASQKEGRAAILIWDMEISRLMKGPALSSSSAPTPKNKGENYGKNSSVKPGYSQDSVAQRCSKPPACVTCSRNHSAICCEGSAGCFKCGQTGHFMRECPKTKQGSVNEGSRSMSS